A single genomic interval of Nitrospirota bacterium harbors:
- a CDS encoding nucleotidyltransferase domain-containing protein codes for MKKINEICERYNIALCYIFGSQAETGKALIDGKCVELTDTESDIDFAVLFKKPPDNTLKTYAIISLELQELVAPFRADLLFLHEVDHLIQLEAIKGICIYSITDEFREAYEEKVVMLASDELEIFKLNEKDMFEAIENGYFEFEYKADRG; via the coding sequence ATGAAAAAGATTAACGAGATCTGTGAGAGATATAACATTGCCTTATGCTACATCTTTGGCTCACAGGCAGAGACAGGAAAGGCACTTATAGATGGCAAATGTGTAGAATTAACAGACACTGAATCTGATATAGATTTTGCTGTGCTTTTCAAAAAGCCTCCTGATAACACTTTAAAGACATATGCGATTATTAGCCTTGAGCTTCAGGAACTTGTGGCTCCTTTCAGGGCAGACCTTCTTTTCCTTCATGAAGTAGACCATCTAATCCAGCTTGAGGCTATTAAAGGAATCTGTATCTATTCGATAACTGATGAATTCAGGGAGGCATATGAGGAAAAGGTGGTGATGCTTGCATCAGATGAATTAGAGATATTCAAACTCAATGAAAAGGATATGTTTGAGGCAATAGAGAATGGTTATTTCGAATTTGAATATAAAGCTGATAGAGGATAG
- a CDS encoding DUF86 domain-containing protein has protein sequence MVISNLNIKLIEDRLGFLNEAVARLKRLSLYSEEDFLKDDNPAIAESYLRRSLEAVFDIGRHIIAKTAGKGIVEYKEIARTLGDKGVVSRDCSNALVLMAGYRNRLIHFYHQVEDKELYTILKENLTDIERFIKEIRNFITALKKA, from the coding sequence ATGGTTATTTCGAATTTGAATATAAAGCTGATAGAGGATAGGCTTGGCTTCCTTAATGAAGCTGTAGCCAGATTAAAGAGGCTCTCCCTTTATAGCGAAGAAGACTTTCTTAAAGACGATAACCCCGCCATAGCAGAAAGCTATTTGAGACGCTCCTTAGAGGCGGTTTTTGACATCGGAAGGCATATAATTGCAAAGACAGCGGGGAAAGGCATTGTTGAGTATAAGGAAATAGCAAGGACACTTGGCGATAAAGGAGTCGTAAGCAGAGATTGCTCAAACGCTCTTGTCCTGATGGCAGGATACAGAAACCGCCTAATCCATTTTTATCACCAGGTAGAAGATAAAGAACTATATACCATCTTAAAAGAAAACCTTACCGATATTGAAAGGTTTATAAAGGAGATAAGAAATTTTATCACGGCGCTAAAGAAGGCATAG
- a CDS encoding DUF1634 domain-containing protein has translation MENRTKASEEQLVYANLLGKGAIAGLGLLLITFIVYISGILPNVVDFDRIQVYWKLRIAEYIYQTNSPTGWSWVGLLNNGDMLNFLGVAVLAGMTIICYLRIIPIFVHKKDTPYLVIAILEIAVLLLAASGILTAGGH, from the coding sequence ATGGAAAACAGAACAAAGGCATCCGAAGAACAGTTAGTATATGCCAATCTTCTCGGCAAGGGTGCAATTGCAGGGCTCGGTCTGCTTTTAATCACATTTATTGTCTATATAAGCGGAATACTGCCTAATGTTGTTGATTTTGACAGGATTCAGGTTTACTGGAAACTGAGGATAGCCGAATATATCTATCAGACCAACTCGCCTACAGGATGGAGTTGGGTTGGTCTTCTAAATAATGGGGATATGTTGAATTTCCTTGGTGTTGCTGTGCTTGCAGGTATGACAATTATATGCTATCTGAGGATAATTCCAATATTCGTCCATAAGAAAGATACCCCCTATCTTGTAATAGCAATATTAGAGATTGCTGTACTTTTGCTTGCAGCATCAGGCATCTTAACTGCAGGAGGACACTAA
- a CDS encoding universal stress protein, whose protein sequence is MYKRILVATDGSRYSEAAMNEAIKLAKESDGTIIIVSAIDVTEEFEIESPGLTERLVKQFKALVEDMKKRAEAEGIKAEAIVDEGEPYEVIVNTAKQKDVNIIVMGSHGRTGIMRLLMGSVTSRVIGHAGCSVLVVKT, encoded by the coding sequence ATGTATAAAAGGATACTTGTAGCAACAGATGGTTCGAGATACAGCGAAGCAGCAATGAATGAGGCAATAAAGTTGGCAAAGGAATCTGATGGTACTATAATAATTGTCTCTGCAATTGATGTGACTGAAGAATTTGAGATAGAGTCACCTGGACTGACTGAGAGGTTAGTGAAACAATTCAAGGCGCTGGTTGAGGATATGAAAAAGCGGGCTGAAGCAGAAGGAATCAAGGCAGAAGCCATAGTAGATGAAGGCGAGCCATACGAGGTAATAGTCAATACTGCAAAACAAAAGGATGTTAATATAATTGTAATGGGCAGCCATGGCAGGACAGGGATTATGAGGCTCTTAATGGGGAGTGTGACATCACGGGTTATCGGACATGCAGGGTGCTCTGTGCTGGTTGTGAAGACATAG